The following are encoded in a window of Psilocybe cubensis strain MGC-MH-2018 chromosome 4, whole genome shotgun sequence genomic DNA:
- a CDS encoding putative aspartate-semialdehyde dehydrogenase: MSMSDAARTTTTRTRTPPKRTFSDVELDLDQLAESFDVPPSTSSSASSAMAIASSSASASSSSTFASPCPPHPATILITDSPASRSKATLLLTSKQKPKHPHPRTSMQHPSSSAPIKVGVLGATGTVGQRFLTLLAAHPWFAVDALGASPRSAGKKYKDAVSWKQSTPIPQGVRDVVVRECRPENFAQCKIVFSGLDADVAGEIEEAFRAANLAVFSNAKNFRRDPHVPLIVPLVNPHHLSIIPQQQALFSPALTSGFIVTNANCSTTGYVIPLAAMEKAFGPLECVMVTTLQAISGAGYPGVPSLDILDNVIPYISGEEEKIEWETLKILGGISTKESEVTSADGQQVVKKEVKTFDMHAAHPLRVSASCNRVPVIDGHTECVSVRFARRPPPSPQQVREALAAYTPEAQALGCPSAPCRAIVVHEEPDRPQPRLDRYYQDGAGVSVGRVRQCQVLDVKFVVLANNVSIGAATSSIINAEYAVLKNVVQL; encoded by the exons atgtcgatgtcgGACGCtgcgaggacgacgacgacgaggacacGAACGCCGCCTAAGCGCACCTTCTCGGATGTCGAACTCGACCTCGACCAACTCGCCGAGTCATTCGACGTCCCTCCCTCCACGTCCTCCTCCGCGTCATCAGCCATGGCCAtagcctcctcctccgcatcagcctcctcctcctccacgtTCGCGTCTCCCTGCCCTCCTCACCCCGCAACGATCCTAATTACTGACTCCCCCGCGTCCAGATCCAAAGCGACACTACTACTCACCTCAAAGCAAAAGCCCaaacacccgcacccgcgcACAAGCATGCAGCACCCCTCCTCGTCTGCGCCTATCAAGGTAGGCGTGCTCGGCGCCACGGGCACCGTAGGCCAGCGCTTCCTCACGCTCCTCGCTGCGCACCCGTGGTTCGCTGTCGATGCGCTCGGCGCGTCCCCGCGCTCCGCGGGGAAGAAGTATAAAGATGCGGTCAGTTGGAAGCAGAGCACGCCTATCCCGCAGGGCGTTAGGGATGTGGTTGTGCGAGAGTGTAGGCCGGAGAATTTCGCGCAGTGTAAGATTGTGTTTTCGGGGCTGGATGCGGATGTTGCTGGGGAGATTG AGGAAGCGTTCCGCGCCGCGAATCTGGCCGTCTTCTCCAACGCGAAGAATTTCAGGAGGGACCCACACGTCCCGCTCATCGTCCCGCTCGTGAACCCGCACCATCTGTCGATCATcccgcagcagcaggcgctgTTCTCGCCGGCGCTGACGTCCGGGTTCATCGTGACCAACGCGAACTGCTCGACGACGGGGTACGTCATCCCGCTCGCGGCGATGGAGAAGGCGTTTGGCCCGCTTGAGTGTGTGATGGTTACTACCCTCCAAGCGATCTCGGGCGCGGGGTATCCTGGTGTGCCGAGCCTTGATATCCTCGACAACGTCATCCCGTATATATCaggcgaggaggagaagatcGAGTGGGAGACGCTAAAGATTCTAGGTGGGATCAGCACGAAGGAGTCGGAGGTTACCAGCGCGGACGGGCAGCAggtggtgaagaaggaagtgAAGACGTTCGACATGCACGCCGCGCACCCGTTGCGCGTGTCGGCGTCGTGCAACCGCGTGCCAGTGATCGACGGGCACACCGAGTGCGTGTCTGTGAGGTTCGCGAGGAGACCACCGCCGTCGCCGCAACAGGTCCGCGAGGCGCTCGCGGCGTACACGCCCGAGGCGCAGGCGCTCGGATGCCCGTCGGCGCCGTGCAGGGCGATTGTGGTGCATGAGGAACCGGACAGGCCGCAGCCGCGCTTGGATAGGTATTATCAGGACGGCGCGGGGGTGTCGGTGGGGAGGGTGAGGCAGTGTCAGGTGCTGGATGTCAAGTTTGTGGTTTTGGCGAATAATGTGTCGATTGGTGCTGCGACGAGTAGTATTATTAATGCGGAGTATGCGGTGTTGAAGAATGTTGTGCAGTTGTGA
- a CDS encoding Exosome complex component RRP43 encodes MASTSLSTPLPLPPPHPPTSSALALAHLTQEEHDALQAAVFQRLHPRLYLERYVSERVRPDARLFGEGRGVSVDVGSISTADGSALVRMGETTVVCGVKAEIAEPELDRESLGFLVPNLDLTAMCSPKFKPGPPTEEAQVLSDRLNHALITSNFVSLESLCIHPGKAVWVLYVDATCVNYDGNAFDATLLAMVAALRNTTLPQATYDPETNRTVCSRRLPRVPLQLAKSTPISTSFGIFDSKYVLLDPTAFEEPLLDTSLSIVLGDEGDIVSVAQVGSLVVSVSEGEGEGGEEVRKDVLAECIASAKLRRAEVVDALNVT; translated from the exons ATGGCCTCAACCTCCCTATCCAcccctctccccctcccccctccccatccccccACATCATCCGCCCTCGCACTCGCACATCTAACACAAGAAGAACACGACGCACTCCAAGCCGCCGTGTTCCAGCGCCTGCATCCACGACTGTATCTGGAGCGGTATGTGAGCGAGCGGGTGAGGCCTGATGCGCGGCTGTttggggaggggaggggggtGAGTGTTGATGTTG GCTCCATATCGACCGCCGACGGCTCCGCGCTCGTCAGGATGGGCGAAACGACCGTCGTGTGTGGTGTCAAAGCTGAGATTGCGGAGCCTGAGCTGGATAGAGAGTCGTTAGGGTTTTTAG TGCCCAATCTGGATCTTACTGCGATGTGCTCGCCCAAGTTTAAACCTGGTCCGCCGACGGAGGAGGCGCAGGTGTTGTCTGATCGGTTGAATCATGCGCTTATCAC ATCGAATTTTGTATCGCTGGAATCGCTGTGCATACACCCAGGTAAAGCGGTATGGGTGCTCTACGTCGACGCGACATGTGTGAATTATGATGGGAACGCGTTTGATGCGACGTTGCTTGCGATGGTTGCTGCTCTTCGAAATA CGACACTGCCGCAGGCGACGTATGACCCTGAAACGAACCGGACGGTATGTTCGAGGAGATTACCGAGGGTCCCGCTGCAGTTAGCGAAGAGCACGCCGATTAGCACGTCGTTTGGGATATTCGACTC GAAATATGTTTTGCTGGATCCGACGGCGTTCGAAGAGCCGTTGTTGGATACTTCTCTGTCGATTGTGTTGGGTGATGAGGGTGATATTGTGTCGGTTGCGCAGGTGGGGTCGTTGGTGGTTTCTGTGAgcgagggtgagggtgagggaggggaggaggtGCGGAAGGATGTGTTGGCGGAGTGTATAGCGAGTGCGAAGTTGCGGCGCGCAGAGGTTGTAGATGCGTTGAACGTAACGTGA
- a CDS encoding L-tyrosine decarboxylase produces the protein MSAENTIAKPRYRIPTSEDHERTSALFLGPKAENAKFLREWLMTVVSQQEAARHAYSPKDNIFISAATQSSKAFRETTNAITSNLTALLTELGQKSVPFYSPRYSGHMSVDQSLPAILGYLSTLFYNPNNVAFEASPFTTIIEGEVGLQLSEMLGYNRLNNVDEPLAWGHIASGGTVANLESMWAGKTYLDISILARNLKFYPLSLRNASAKGAELEFIADTFSVKTCVGDEKLLKDCSMWELFNLHVTTILDLPDRLNKEYRISGQFLEKVMRKYIIQSTNKDVLMQNWQPPEKLVQPVVLSPSTNHYSWPKAAAVLGIGSDNLRNVPVDMQARMDINELDRMLQRCLDEKTPVYQVVAVIGTTEEGGIDRITEVLRLRKKYQALGLSFAIHADAAWGGYFATMLPRPTPYTPGQNTSLPADSTNPDFVPYVGLRPESALQLSHIKFADSITVDPHKAGYIPYPAGALCYRDGRMRHLLTWSAPYLIQGNEGQSIGIYGIEGSKPGAAASAVFMAHGTIGINGYGSLLGQAMFTCRRYAAHWSAMSTDSTSFTVTPFNPIPADVDPNADPAKVEEQKQFIRDRILFKSNEEIYNDSEAMELLHQLGSDLNINVFACNFRDRDGNLNIDVEEANWLNNRIFQRFSVTSAEENPLDTPFFLSSTTLKQSEYGVCAAEVKRRMGLVGDQDVIVLRNVVMSPFTATNDFVGTLANTFQKIVEEEVEYARIRNDMKPSIHTFLLHGSVEQYYLVHTPTIHMASGRRQIILSVDITGTVHQAIHADEQVEALIIHNTVPLRLDDIVDGASFEGILSIGKRQTDIKVNISNIKVVKKRSLMTEDLESAYPSLMPFYFYGTQKHAHIDHVITVVPNIHLSAGRIEYKFDDDLSSEDLAKGLIVVAENVHEASMQPFPLMKDLHIDDQFFFNSGQTLHVKVYRDPYPASTMDPIPLHDIKNQPVVTQGTITLVGNLYVDSDALNVASEPTADDDARAASQARNMYGEMTAGTIKGWQSAVRDFHNKLETIAPAK, from the exons ATGTCTGCCGAAAACACTATCGCTAAACCTCGCTATCGTATTCCTACGAGTGAGGACCATGAACGCACATCTGCTCTTTTCTTGGGTCCCAAGGCAGAAAATGCCAAATTCCTCCGGGAGTGGTTGATGACGGTCGTCTCTCAACAAGAAGCAGCCCGCCATGCGTATTCCCCGAAAGACAAC ATCTTTATTTCCGCCGCCACGCAAAGCTCCAAAGCTTTTCGCGAGACTACGAACGCAATAACGAGCAACCTCACCGCGTTATTGACCGAACTCGGCCAAAAATCAGTTCCGTTCTACTCTCCCCGGTACAGCGGACATATGTCTGTAGACCAAAGTTTGCCGGCCATTCTCGGGTatttgtcgaccttgttttACAATCCCAACAATGTTGCCTTTGAGGCTAGTCCGTTCACGACTATCATCGAGGGAGAAGTTGGCTTGCAACTCTCTGAAATGCTGGGTTATAATCGGCTAAATAACGTGGATGAACCTCTCGCCTGGGGACATATTGCATCGGGTGGTACTGTTGCAAACTTGGAATCAATGTG GGCGGGTAA AACTTATCTTGATATATCCATACTAGCGCGCAACCTCAAGTTCTATCCTCTCTCGCTCCGAAATGCTTCGGCCAAAGGCGCAGAATTGGAATTCATTGCTGACACCTTCTCCGTGAAAACTTGCGTCGGTGATGAGAAACTACTGAAGGACTGTAGTATGTGGGAACTCTTCAATTTGCATGTAACCACCATCTTGGACCTGCCCGACCGCTTGAACAAGGAGTACAGGATTTCTGGCCAGTTCCTTGAAAAGGTTATGCGCAAGTATATTATCCAGTCGACCAACAAGGACGTGTTGATGCAAAACTGGCAGCCTCCGGAGAAGCTTGTGCAACCTGTCGTTCTCTCCCCGAGCACCAATCATTATTCATGGCCAAAGGCTGCAG CTGTGCTCGGCATTGGTTCTGATAACCTTCGCAATGTCCCGGTTGACATGCAAGCGCGCATGGACATAAACGAGCTCGACCGTATGTTGCAAAGGTGCCTGGATGAGAAGACGCCGGTATATCAGGTCGTTGCTGTTATTGGCACGACCGAAGAAGGTGGTATCGATCGCATTACAGAGGTCCTGAGACTACGCAAAAAGTATCAAGCCTTGGGTCTATCTTTTGCCATCCATGCAGACGCAGCGTGGGGCGGATACTTTGCAACCATGCTACCCAGACCCACACCGTACACACCTGGACAAAATACATCGCTTCCCGCAGACAGCACCAATCCGGACTTTGTCCCATACGTCGGTTTACGCCCAGAGAGCGCCTTACAACTCAGCCATATAAAGTTTGCTGACTCCATTACTGTCGACCCGCACAAGGCAGGTTATATTCCGTATCCTGCCGGAGCGCTCTGCTATCGAGATGGTAGAATGAGACACCTTCTTACGTGGTCCGCACCCTACCTTATCCAAGGCAACGAAGGCCAAAGTATCGGAATATACGGGATCGAGGGAAG TAAGCCTGGTGCAGCAGCATCCGCTGTATTTATGGCGCATGGAACCATTGGCATTAACGGTTATGGGAGCCTTCTTGGCCAGGCAATGTTTACATGCCGCCGA TACGCTGCTCACTGGTCTGCAATGTCTACCGATTCTACCAGTTTCACTGTCACCCCGTTCAATCCTATCCCCGCTGACGTCGACCCCAACGCTGACCCTGCAAAGGTTGAAGAGCAAAAGcagttcatcagagatcgTATCTTGTTCAAGTCGAACGAGGAAATATACAACGATTCCGAGGCTATGGAACTCTTGCACCAACTTGGGTCCgatctcaacatcaacgtTTTCGCATGCAACTTCCGCGACCGCGATGGCAATCTCAATATAGATGTCGAGGAAGCCAACTGGCTCAATAACCGTATTTTCCAACGCTTCTCTGTTACCAGTGCTGAGGAGAACCCATTGGATACGCCGTTCTTCCTCAGCTCGACCACCTTGAAACAGTCCGAATACGGCGTCTGCGCAGCCGAAGTAAAGCGACGCATGGGACTTGTAGGCGACCAGGATGTTATAGTCCTTAGGAATGTTGTTATGTCTCCATTCACGGCAACGAACGACTTTGTGGGTACTCTGGCAAACACCTTCCAAAAGAtcgttgaggaggaggtcgAG TATGCACGGATCCGCAACGATATGAAACCTAGCATTCACACCTTCCTTCTTCACGGTTCAGTAGAGCAATATTATCTTGTCCACACCCCGACGATCCATATGGCTAGCGGACGTCGCCAAATCATCCTTTCAGTAGATATTACGGGTACGGTTCACCAGGCGATACATGCCGATGAACAAGTTGAGGCGCTCATTATACACAACACTGTTCCTCTCCGCCTTGACGATATTGTGGATGGAGCGTCATTCGAAGGCATACTTAGCATCGGAAAGAG GCAAACTGATATCAAAGTTAACATTTCGAACATCAAAGTCGTCAAGAAGCGCTCTCTGATGACTGAGGACCTGGAATCTGCGTACCCATCATTGATGCCATTCTATTTCTACGGGACTCAAAAACACGCTCATATCGATCATGTCATTACTGTCGTTCCTAACATCCATCTCAGTGCTGGCCGAATTGAATACAaattcgacgacgacttgtCAAGCGAGGACCTCGCCAAGGGTCTCATTGTCGTTGCTGAGAATGTACATGAGGCATCCATGCAGCCCTTCCCGCTCATGAAAGATCTCCATATCGACGAccaattcttcttcaactctGGGCAAACTCTCCACGTCAAAGTATACAGAGACCCATACCCCGCGTCGACCATGGATCCCATCCCTCTCCACGACATCAAGAACCAGCCCGTTGTTACACAAGGCACTATCACGCTCGTCGGAAATCTTTACGTTGACTCTGATGCTCTCAATGTCGCTTCCGAGCCTACTGCCGACGATGACGCTCGCGCCGCTTCTCAAGCTCGCAATATGTACGGCGAGATGACCGCTGGAACCATCAAAGGTTGGCAAAGTGCTGTTCGTGATTTCCACAACAAATTAGAGACTATCGCTCCCGCCAAGTAA